Genomic DNA from Betaproteobacteria bacterium:
CAGGCGGAAGCGGTCAAGCGCGCCGAAACGGTCGCGTTAGCGAGCCATTTGCCGTTCGAGGGATTCCCCAAGGGAAGCGAATCCGGTCTCGATACGCGCGCGCTGCCCGAGGTCTGGAGCGATCCGGACAAGTTCAAGTCAAACCAGGAACGGCTGCAATCGGAGACCGCCAAGCTGGTCCAGGCCGCCAAGAGCGGCGATCCCGGGCAGCTCAAGTCCCAGGTCGGTGCGACGGCGAAGGCCTGCTCGAACTGCCACGACGATTTCCGCCGCAAGAAGTAATCGTTCTCCGCAGCGAGCGGCACGGCCGCTCGCTTGCCCAAGCGGGTATCCAAGGCGGGCGCCCAGGCGCTTCCCCAGGCGATAATCTGCGGCTCAGCTGGCAGCCGCACGTCGCCCGCGCGGGCAAGGCCCTTCCGCCTGCCTTCTCCGCTCGCTTTGCGGCGACCGAATTCCCTGCGCCGCATGCGCGGGTAGCCTCGGAACACAAGGTTACCGCAGGGTTGCGAGCGCCAATTTGTTGATCGCAGGCGACAAAGCCGGTACCCTAATTCGCTTTTGTCAGGCACAAGGAGACCGTCATGCCCGATGTCGGCAACGAACTGTCGAAGGACAAGCTGGTGCAGGATTTCAAGCTGGTGATCGCCGATGCGGAAGAGCTCCTGCGGGCGACCGCGGCCCAGGCGGGCGAAAAAGTGACGGCCGCGCGCGAGCGCATTCAGGACCGGATCCACACGGCCAAGATACGGGTAGCCGAGGCCGAAGAGGCCGTGATGGTGAGAACGCGCGAGGCGGCACGCGTGACCGACGAATTCGTGCATGACAAGCCCTGGTATGCGGTCGGCATCGCGGCCGGCGTGGGCCTCATCATCGGCATGCTGATCGGGCGCCGCTGATCGTGATGGAGCGCGAGTCGGGTGGGGAGCATGCGTCTTCCCCGGGCATCCTCGCTTCGGTGCGGGGACTGACCGCGACCGCGCTCGCCATTGCCCAGGCGCGCCTGCAGCTTCTCTCCAACGAGCTACAGGAGCAGGGCGTTCGCGGGCTGCAGATGCTCGCCCTGGGTGCGATCGCGCTGTTCTGCGCCGCCACCGGGGTGCTGTTGTTGACGGTGTGGATCGTCATCGCGCTGTGGGATCAATACCGCCTGCTGACGATCGGCGTCCTGGCTTTGATCTACTTTGCCGGTTGCGCCGCGGCACTGCGCGTGCTCAAGATCAAGGCCGTCGAACGGCCGAAGCTATTCGCGGCAAGCCTGGCCGAGCTGCAGCGCGACCGCGATCTGTTGCGGCCATGATGGCGCGCTCGCTCACCCGGGTGCTGGTCGAGCGCGAGCGGCTGCGCGGCCGCATCGAAGGGCAGCGGCGTGAGGTTGCGCGCTATGGGGAGGGACTGGCGAGACCCGCATCGATCATCGATCGGGTCATCCAGGCCGGCCGCTTCCTGCGCGCGCACCCCGTCGTCGTGGCTGCGGCCGGTGTCGCGGTATTCGCCCTGCGAGGCCGCACGATGCTCGGCCTGGCTACCCGCGGCTTCGCCGTCTGGCGGCTCGCGCGGCGCGCGCACGCGCTCCTGCGTTCCGCCGGCTACTGAGCGCTTCCCATGGCACGCGCATTGGTCCGCCGGATCGGGTCGAAAAGCGTCGCGGTCTTGCGCTCGGCACAGGAGCTGACGGCGCGCGAGAAACGCCATCTGCTGAACGAGATCCTGCAGGTGCGCGGGCTCATGCCGCTGCTGATGAAGCAGCGCAACAAGGGGCGCTGGAGCGCGGAGGACCGCGCCGAGCTGCGCGTGCACCTGCGCCGCCTGTCCAACCTGAGCCCCTACCTGGTCGTGCTCGCGTTGCCGGGATCGTTCGTCCTGCTGCCCGCCCTGGCGTGGTGGCTGGATCGGCGCCGCATGCGAAGCCAGCGCCGGCAAGGCGTCGAGACCAAGGTCTGAGCGGGCGCCGCCGCTTCGCCATGGCCCTCGCCGAAGACGCCTGGTTCGAGACCCAGTAC
This window encodes:
- a CDS encoding cytochrome c, which encodes MRRSCVVAVVIAAVGIGSALEVAAQQRKPEDNIKMRQAAFTVMSWNFGVLAAMAKGQRPYDQAEAVKRAETVALASHLPFEGFPKGSESGLDTRALPEVWSDPDKFKSNQERLQSETAKLVQAAKSGDPGQLKSQVGATAKACSNCHDDFRRKK
- a CDS encoding DUF883 family protein, coding for MPDVGNELSKDKLVQDFKLVIADAEELLRATAAQAGEKVTAARERIQDRIHTAKIRVAEAEEAVMVRTREAARVTDEFVHDKPWYAVGIAAGVGLIIGMLIGRR
- a CDS encoding phage holin family protein — its product is MMERESGGEHASSPGILASVRGLTATALAIAQARLQLLSNELQEQGVRGLQMLALGAIALFCAATGVLLLTVWIVIALWDQYRLLTIGVLALIYFAGCAAALRVLKIKAVERPKLFAASLAELQRDRDLLRP